From the Lathyrus oleraceus cultivar Zhongwan6 chromosome 3, CAAS_Psat_ZW6_1.0, whole genome shotgun sequence genome, the window TAATAGAATTATTATTAGACCTGTCTTGAaaaagactccttatgaacttttcaAAGGAAGTAAACCCAACATATCTTACTTtcacatttttggatgcaaatgCTTTGTCCTCAACAATGACAAAGGCAATTTAGGTAAGTTCGACGAGAAGTCCGACGAAGGTATATTTCTTGGATACTCTCTTACTAGTAAAGCctatagaatatataataaaagaactttaaaaATTGAAGAATCTATGCATGTTACTTTCGATGAATCTAACCCCTCCAAGGAGGATATTATTttgtgtgatgatgatgatgatattgtaGAAGTTCCTCAAATAGATACTTCAAGTGGAAACAATGGTGATCAACCAAAACATCAAGATGGGAAAAAAGCAAATGAtaatgatctacctaaggaatggagaACTCACCAGGATCATCCGATTGATAAAATCATTGGTGATATTAGTCAAGGCGTTGCAACTAGATTAAATCTCAAAGATGCATGCTTAAATATGGCTTTTGTTTCACAAATTGAACCTTCAAAGGTTGATGAGGCTTTAGGTGACAACCAATGGATAATTtctatgcaagaagagttaaactaattcgaaaggaatcaagtttAGGAACTTGTCCCTAGGGATAGTGATAAACACATCATAGGTACCAGATGGGTGTTTAaaaacaaacttgatgagaatggtataattgttcgaaacaaagcaagGTTGGTGGCCCAAGGATACAATTAAGAGGAAGACATTGATTTTGAAGAAACATTCGCTCcagttgcaaggttagaagctatcCGTTTATTATTTGCTTATGCATGTTCATtaaattttcaattatttcaaatggatgtcaatAGCGTATTCTTGAATGGctatatcaatgaagaagtctatgtcaaacaacccccgggctttgaagacttcaaaaatccttcacatgttttcaagttgaggaaagctctttatggcctaaagcaagcacctagagcatgaTATGATCGTCTCAACAACTTTCTTTGTGAAAAGGGATTTAAAAAAGGTAAAATTGACAAAACCTTGTTTATTAAGAAAATTAAAGGTAACACTTTATTGGTTCAAGCCTACATTGATGACATCATATTCGGCTCAACAAACAAAGAAatgtgtgaagaattttcatcAATGATGCAAGGATAATTCGAGATGTTCATGATGGGTAAGATGAATTATTTTCTTGGACTTCAAATTAGGCAACTGAAGaatggcatcttcatcaaccaataAAAGTACTGCAAAGAGTTGTTACAAAGATTTGACATGGATAGTTGCAAGGCAATGTCTACTCCGATGGGATCCGGAtcttatgttgatcaagatgaatcgGATGTTTCGATTGACATAATaaagtatcgaggtatgattggttccttACTTTATTTGATTGCAAGTCGTCCTGATATTATATTCAGTGTGTGTCTTTGTGCTCGTTTTCAAGCAAATCCAAAAGAATCACATATCACCGCTGTTAAGAggatcatgaagtatctcaagGGAACAACAAAGGTCGGcctatggtatcctaaaggtagtatTTCCAAATTAGTTGGTTATTCTGATGCTGATTATGCAGGAAGTAAAATTGATCGAAAAAGTACTAGTGGTACATATCACATTCTTGGAAATGCATTAGTATCGTGGGCTTGCAAGAAACAAGCGTGTGTTGCTCTAAGCACTTCCGAAGCGGAATACATAGCAGCAGGTAGCTGTTGTGCTCAAATactttggcttaagcaacaacttcgtGACTACATACTCAATCTTGGATGCATTCTTCTTCTTTGTGACAACCCAAGTGCGATAAACATTACAAAAAATCTGGTCATGCACTCaagaaccaaacatattgacattcGAAATCATTTTCTTCATGATCATGTGCTTCAAGGAGATGTCGAAGTCACATTTGTGGATACTTATAATCAACTTGCCGACATCTTCACAAAACCTTTGGCACGAGAACCATTTTACAAAATTCGAAGGGAACTCGAGATTCTAGATGAGTGTGATATATAACTCATCAAAATCACATCAAAATTTAAAAGGTGCACCCTTTCTCATAATATTTAGTAATTAATTGTTTAAagttttaaaaatgtttttattttaataagtATGTTTTTTTATGTGTTAATTTaagtatttttcaaaatttgtttggtgtcaatcgattgatggTAAGGTGTCAATCAATTGGTTCCTCTtaatttctcaatttttattttacAGAAAGTTCTTTCAATCGATTACATCTTTATATCAATCGATTGGTTCcctattttttttaatttttataaattttttttacCAACCAATCGATTGTATCTCTAACATCAATCGATTGGTCCCCTTTATTTTTCAACTTTTTCACCATGCCAATCGATTGGTCCTTgcatgtcaatcgattggtcctttaatttttttgttttatatgTTCAGCATGTGCATGATTCCTTTCCAATTTCATTCTTACTTTAATTGTTCACATGTGATTTCTGATTTCATTTACTGATGCACTCCTCATATTGCATTTACTCTTGTTTTGTCCTTTACCTCTTTTTTCTCCTATTCATTCTCCTTTTCCTATTTTCAAGTAAATGCCATTTACTAAGATTTCTTAAGATCTCTTTATCTCACTTTATTTCCTTTCATTGCTTTTTATTTTCTTGGTCCAACCACTTGATTCTTCTCATTACTACACTCCACCACCATAAAACCACATCTCTCCTAAAGCAAATTCAGCATTCTACACGTCTTACCATATTTCCTCAAGAGTTTTGCTTTCTCCTTTCAAATCTTTGCTTTTCTCCAAACATCCTTTATGGCTTCTCAACTTTCATCCAAAGGCAAAGGCAAAGGCAAAGGCAAAGGCAAAGCTTCTAGTTCTAGAGGCCCCCTAGATTTATCAAGACTTTTCACTACAAAGAGTCAACAGGAAAGGTATGAGACTTATTTCTTCCAAAAGAAAATCATGAAGCCTAAGTATAGTACTTTCGTTTCTTTTCCTGATGATGTGTTTACCTTTCCTACTGTTTTTGAGGAATTGGGTTTGAGTGACCTCATTGGTTACAATACAAATTTTTACCCTGAAATGGTTAAGGTGTTCTACTCCAACATggtgaagaagaaagggaaatTAACATTTGTGGTGAAAGGAGTTCCAATCTCCTTAACTGCTTCTGGTCTAAGTGCTATTTTTGAAATTCCTACTGGTGGTCACAAATTTGTTGGGACAAAGGCTCCATGGGCAGACTATAGCAAACATGCTTTTTACTATAGTTTGAGTTGTTTGTCTGAACATCAGTTTTACAACAAGAGGAAGAAGAGTTTTGGAGGAGATAACCCGAAGCGTGTCTACTGGTCCCCAACAAAGTTTTCTATTGATGATAGAATGTTGCACTATTTTTTGGTATATGTTATTGTGCCTAGATTTTCCAATCACTGCACTATAACAAATCCGGAAATGATGCTCCTATATGCCATCAAAACTCATTTCCATGTTGATTGGGGACATACAATCCTGTCACATATGATGTCCTATGACGAATATGCCGAGGGTCTACCATATGCTCATTTCTTGACCAAGATTtaccgtcatttcaatattaaCCTGGAAAATGAGTTGTGATTCTCAATGGAAAAACCTTCTTTCATGATTAGTATCAAGCAGGTAAATAGGAAGATGGGAGTCATTTTCAATCATCGGACTCATGAGATAAAGTACCTGgtgtatacgtgcgttttcgacgccatgagtTTAGTATGCAAAAGGGTTCTTTCGACAAATGGTGCCATGGAATTAACAGTTAAGTTGATAAGTGTTTTTTCAACACTTCGACACGTTGATGATTTTGACAATTCGACAAAGTCTGAAGAGAGACGTCATTTCAACATAAAGTATAAATTCAAAATTTGAAAGttataacgtttggcagaagacgcgtggaagcatctggcgaaaagGAATCATGCAGAAGAGCCAAatgtcatagttttaggatttgttcgttaataacagttattttgtttgtatataaataggatagttgttattAGAAAAGTGTGTGAAAAATTACTTGTACAAATTCCTGcaaacactcaaagtacccgtgtgagagaaaagagtcatatctggaacatgtatgtgtaaacaaacaccaatcctttcaaagttttattttataaaatttaaagttctttacctatttctctttgcatttatTAGTCAATTCTCTTTCTGCATTTCCCTTTTCGACACTTTATGTTTCGTCagttattttctgccatttatctTATTCTTGTCAAATTTACACTTATTTAAACGTTTGTAATTGACACCTTTCGACATAAAAGATTTGATAAGCCAAATGAAAGATACAAAAGTTGTTCTAGAGATATACAAAGTTACTtagatttgcacatgtcctaggatttgtgtggttgatcctgcaagtaacccaattctacaagttttggaaaaccagaggttgttcgccagAATTCACcgcgaacaaattggcacgcccagtgggacagtgcatAAATCTAAAACTTAAATAACCTTTAGTCAAGTTGTCTTCTTCGTTGTATGAGATTAAGAAGCGGTAAATTAACCGTATCCAACGTAGAAAGACCTgaaagaacaagagtaaggaaaatggcaaatcagccaaataatccaaatgaatccatcccagtatccaaccctaTCCCTTCGACAGGAGGAAATGTGGGATTAGTCCCTGTATCAGAGGTTGTGCCTTCATCAACAGGGTCAATACCAGCGGTTTCAATATCACAAAACGCgcctgtagcggtgtattcgtcgctatatgatctatcgattaaatcataagctatgagatacattgaaatttcgagtcgccaccgcacttttatttatccaaaggactggctaaaaagcgaacaaaagcctaagaagttttacacgtagaaaactaataaaaagatcagagattctgggtaaggggtaaattacgcaatgggaaggtgttaggcacccactacgtcctaggtactcctagggagcccttttcacacttgttgtaaaaattgttatttgttatgacataagtattgtgcaaacatgattgggatggtgagaaaagaatatacattttattgggttattgggttaattatttttgtgttcgaacggatgaacccgctgcctacgtaccttccatcaaaggtaaggatcaaaacgccgtagttcggctaaaagatttccaaaagttggtggattcagttttaaacacaagcactgaggcttttcattatcaatgggagaacactcgaccaaaaacaacatccaccatgcgaggatagcttcgacgtactagaggggttagccctgtttgaagtacggaagtcttactgtcgactcactaaggataggcaagatttacatcaaccacaaagataattgaaacctatggctaatgtgaaaagattaacaatggacagagccaaaacaagtgaatgagtgatgttaattgattgtgattatgaaaatgaagtcagagtatgattaagattgattcaaaagaagtattatgaaatggagtttgaaaaaagtcaaggacttgagtccaggtttttagatttgaaaacatgaagaagtttgcacaacacttatgtcaacATTGAAAaggtaaagtgtgaaaagtctaggacacAATGAGTGATGAATGGATGGAGaatggatagtaaaacttcttagaaggttcacttcttgaaatcatatagcaaatgattcaagtgcgtcctttggaatgcaatggataataataaacaaacaaagatgaaatccaaaaggcggatatcggatgccaatcaatggacttacactaatctccacagaagaaaacaagaaatgagatatgaaagtcaactgccaatctgtctggacttaggttaactccacagtatggtcctaggaaatccaatgccacattactggggcttacaatggatcctcacatacaagaacaaaagcaacaatatgatcacaggtatgcaaatgccaacttacagggacttataactgcaacctctcatacaaacagataaaacaaactatgatcacaggaaagcagatgccaacttacagggacttataactgtatcctcacatacaaacagataaaacagaagatatgagtgaccaatgaggtcttacactctatccttccatatcacaggagcaaatgccaaagcaatggacttacaattgtcctcaatgggcaaacaacaatgatagcatcacaaaaagtaaatgagatgaacatgcactaatggcaattgatgatgatgaatgcatatcatacaagcaagcaaatgcatatgaagcaatcaatcaatcaatgaatatcagacagcacactctatagccaaacaatgggggctcacacaagagggtttgactttgaaagtccactgtaataggtgaaggtcgctcttaaccttgccattgagaggctaaggtgaagcagatgaaaaggagatgaggggtgtgcctcattgcttctatctcaaatcagagagagcatcaaatagaaagtggggaagtccagaaagatggaactctttccccttattgactcgattagatcttgggtttttatctcaatgcttcaaccatgtaatgggagcaaagagaggacacactgaatagtgggggatagattgcttatccctaccttccaccaattgccttacttgaaggacttttcctgcttaggacaaatttaaacaaacacaggcattgcctcttaaggaggacttcagacagtttgcccggtcaaataacagaccgggtctccagactacatgaagaagaagtaattatacctcaaagcaaatgctaaatagcaaagcaagcaagttcaaagaacttaagcaactaaagtacctgaaaaagtcaaaccaattagtaaacagttcaacagtcaaaatcaaaagaaaatgaactaatagtcaaccacagagggaccaattgtgcaaggcacaaagtctcaagcatatgagtcacctacaaaacaaaggttagcacattaaacaatcatactaaaacacatttgaatgatcctcaaggcattggtgcttaacctgaaacagatggactcaacataagcttagaagaccactaggactagcctagggtcaaagatgaaagaaaaagtcaaggcagcaaggaaaagtcaacccaaaccaagtctaaacattcaagaagcattctcaattggattcataattatatcatgcatcattgtcatttcatatgcaaaaggatgcaaagcatggcaagagaagcatacaaaagtcaacagcaaagacttcattcaaaagtcaactcaaacaatctcaaaaatcatgaaataaatcacactcaatcctaacatctagcatggtagacatgtcaaatttcatggcatttggatgagaagaaggcagtcaagtaaaatcatgaagtcaaaccaaatttaagtaagcatggtgaaagtcaacaagcatgggtcaacttcaaaaaatcatatcaatttgaaaacagaagagaaatgagtgagattaacaccaatgcaaagctcaaggtgtctagttatcacatatgaaatttcatggacatacaatatgatatgagaatttcacaaaagatttggcaatgtgtagcacaaaaagtcaacaaatgactaagcatggaagaaaattctcaatcaaatggaaaacagcaagattaattccaagaaaaattcatacacaaactagacatgtgataggtcattcatgcaaaatttggggtccATTGGATAAGAGaaagcatgtgaacaaaaattgggaaaatacatgatcatggtatagcaccaaatgtaacacataacttcagaaaatcacaactctcaatccacaaatgataaat encodes:
- the LOC127130678 gene encoding secreted RxLR effector protein 161-like — encoded protein: MDSCKAMSTPMGSGSYVDQDESDVSIDIIKYRGMIGSLLYLIASRPDIIFSVCLCARFQANPKESHITAVKRIMKYLKGTTKVGLWYPKGSISKLVGYSDADYAGSKIDRKSTSGTYHILGNALVSWACKKQACVALSTSEAEYIAAGSCCAQILWLKQQLRDYILNLGCILLLCDNPSAINITKNLVMHSRTKHIDIRNHFLHDHVLQGDVEVTFVDTYNQLADIFTKPLAREPFYKIRRELEILDECDI